Proteins encoded by one window of Chanos chanos chromosome 7, fChaCha1.1, whole genome shotgun sequence:
- the leap2 gene encoding liver-expressed antimicrobial peptide 2 produces MQGLPRYRSLIACCLFMGLLIQQMASSPVSQLGGPSDAERGVQSSPKRVARMTPLWRIMGTKPFGAFCQNNYECSTGTCRKGHCSFSQPIKS; encoded by the exons ATGCAGGGGCTCCCGCGTTACCGATCACTCATTGCATGCTGTCTGTTCATGGGGCTGCTCATCCAacag atggcTTCCAGTCCAGTGTCACAGCTGGGTGGCCCTTCAGACGCTGAGCGCGGCGTTCAGAGCTCTCCGAAGCGTGTGGCGCGCATGACTCCGCTGTGGAGGATTATGGGTACCAAACCCTTCGGTGCTTTCTGTCAGAACAACTATGAGTGCTCGACAGGAACGTGCAG GAAAGGCCATTGCTCCTTTAGTCAACCCATTAAATCCTAA
- the bmp15 gene encoding bone morphogenetic protein 15, with protein sequence MQATSGHKFVRLCILAYFFLLLRTYTRVAGRMAITSPHPGIFALEQTRRNRPTKPKNPYHKNLAERQTRDQNLQFMLNLYRKAADSQGRPREHKFFGSNTVRLLRAFSTRRDFLSPRDLQYIYRMEYELENLPLDKLVRASFVHLRSHRAHPLPVVCEARISSSNQTGHIGYPLSDRVILDPESHWTESDITPHLSQWKGGRLSLTAQYKCIGSGWVRLTSGHRTRAKRHLRPPALLLFLEEEEEGEGHPMKWTGGSQNAEAPQRPRSRSRRSKETGSIVSDIPNYKRGKNGVVKNQCKLHSYRVAFSDLGWDHWIIAPHKYNPRYCMGDCPRLLHYGLNSPNHAIVQTFINELGVADIPLPSCVPHKYKPISVLMMEKNGNIVYKEYEDMIAESCTCR encoded by the exons ATGCAGGCTACCTCCGGTCACAAGTTTGTCAGACTTTGTATTCTTGcctatttctttttgttgcttCGTACGTATACGCGCGTGGCAGGAAGAATGGCAATCACATCGCCTCACCCTGGTATCTTTGCACTAGAACAAACTCGTCGAAATCGCCCCACAAAACCAAAGAATCCTTACCATAAAAATCTTGCggaaagacaaacgagagacCAGAATTTGCAGTTCATGTTAAATTTGTACAGAAAAGCGGCGGATTCTCAGGGAAGGCCTAGAGAGCACAAGTTTTTTGGGTCCAACACCGTCAGATTGCTGAGAGCATTCAGCACACGGAgggattttctctctcccagag atctacagtacatttacagaATGGAGTATGAACTTGAAAATCTCCCTTTGGACAAACTGGTGAGGGCATCGTTTGTCCATTTGAGATCACACAGGGCACATCCTCTGCCCGTTGTCTGTGAGGCTAGGATCTCCTCTTCTAATCAAACTGGACACATAGGGTACCCATTATCAGACAGAGTTATTTTGGACCCTGAAAGCCATTGGACTGAATCAGACATCACGCCTCACCTGTCCCAATGGAAGGGCGGCCGCTTGTCTCTCACAGCCCAGTACAAGTGCATTGGGTCTGGCTGGGTCAGGTTAACGAGCGGGCATAGAACAAGAGCAAAGCGTCACCTCAGGCCCCCTGCGCTGCTTCTGTtcctggaggaggaagaggagggggagggacaTCCGATGAAATGGACGGGGGGCTCGCAGAACGCGGAGGCCCCCCAGCGGCCCCGCAGCCGAAGCCGGCGGTCCAAAGAGACGGGCAGCATCGTTTCGGACATCCCCAACTACAAACGCGGCAAGAACGGCGTGGTCAAGAACCAGTGTAAGCTGCACTCCTATCGCGTGGCCTTCTCAGATTTGGGCTGGGACCACTGGATTATCGCCCCGCACAAGTACAACCCCCGTTACTGCATGGGCGACTGCCCTCGCCTCCTCCACTACGGCCTCAACTCGCCCAACCACGCCATTGTGCAGACCTTCATCAACGAGCTGGGCGTCGCCGACattcccctcccctcctgcGTGCCTCACAAATACAAGCCAATCAGCGTCCTGATGATGGAGAAGAACGGGAACATCGTCTACAAAGAGTACGAGGATATGATCGCAGAGTCCTGCACCTGCCGATGA